From a region of the Candidatus Gracilibacteria bacterium genome:
- a CDS encoding peroxiredoxin — protein sequence MKINLENRFQAITSSGETAELSFKDIISYGDYTLLYFYPADNTPGCTLENKSFSSLKNDFQDLGIVLVGVSKNSIASHKDFIENHDLQIDLISDPELILHKELGAYGEKNNYGKIVTGVIRSTFLLNKNGEIIQEWRNVRAKGHAEKVLREIHLPE from the coding sequence ATGAAAATTAATTTAGAAAATAGATTCCAAGCTATTACTTCATCATGAGAAACAGCTGAACTGAGTTTTAAAGATATAATATCTTACTGAGATTACACTTTATTGTATTTTTATCCAGCAGATAATACTCCAGGATGTACGCTTGAAAATAAAAGTTTTTCATCACTTAAAAATGATTTTCAAGACTTATGAATTGTGTTGGTTTGAGTCTCAAAAAACAGTATTGCGAGTCATAAAGACTTCATAGAAAATCATGATTTACAAATAGATCTCATTTCTGATCCTGAACTTATTCTTCATAAAGAGCTCTGAGCCTATGGAGAAAAGAATAATTATTGAAAAATAGTTACCTGAGTTATTCGTTCTACTTTTCTGCTCAATAAAAATTGAGAAATAATACAAGAATGGAGAAATGTACGAGCAAAAGGACATGCTGAAAAAGTCCTCAGAGAAATACACCTCCCAGAATAA
- the rlmN gene encoding 23S rRNA (adenine(2503)-C(2))-methyltransferase RlmN — MEKFSIHDELKLKELFAQYKFPAFRYGQIENAIYKNFITNFDEIQTIPKELRELLKENCFYETLKVDNQATSANGQTTKFLFETQDGLFIEAVLMRHLSGRNTLCISCQAGCPMACTFCATGKLGLQKNLPLYEVVEQVMYAARMLNSEGEKLRNVVFMGMGEPMLNYDVMKESIHVFTNQKKFDLANRRVTVSTCGIVPGIQKFTEDFPQTSLAVSLHAPNDEIRRSIMPVDHTYDLEKLMTSLDRYVEKTNKRIFYEYIMINGVNDHLKLADELGKLLQGRLAHVNFIPYNAGEGTASDGYTTTPRFIIEKFQRTLEKYGVVSTIRATMGDDIAAACGQLARKKKDTEEKTQD; from the coding sequence GTGGAAAAATTTTCAATACATGACGAGTTAAAATTAAAGGAACTGTTTGCGCAATATAAATTTCCTGCATTTCGTTATGGTCAAATTGAGAACGCTATTTACAAAAACTTCATCACAAATTTTGATGAAATTCAAACAATTCCGAAAGAACTTCGAGAATTACTCAAGGAGAATTGTTTTTATGAGACACTAAAAGTAGATAATCAAGCTACTTCAGCGAACGGACAAACAACAAAATTTCTCTTTGAAACCCAAGACGGACTTTTTATAGAAGCAGTTTTGATGCGTCATCTCTCTGGAAGAAATACTCTGTGTATCAGTTGTCAGGCAGGTTGTCCGATGGCGTGTACATTTTGTGCAACTGGAAAACTCGGTTTACAAAAAAATCTACCACTCTATGAAGTTGTAGAACAAGTGATGTATGCTGCTCGAATGTTAAATTCTGAGTGAGAAAAACTCAGAAATGTAGTATTTATGGGTATGTGAGAACCTATGCTCAATTATGACGTGATGAAAGAATCAATTCACGTATTTACGAATCAAAAGAAGTTTGATTTAGCTAATAGAAGAGTGACGGTCTCTACTTGTGGAATTGTTCCTGGTATACAAAAATTTACTGAGGATTTCCCTCAAACATCGCTCGCAGTAAGTCTCCATGCTCCTAATGATGAAATTAGAAGGAGTATCATGCCAGTAGATCATACCTATGATTTAGAAAAGCTTATGACTTCATTGGATAGATACGTAGAAAAAACGAATAAAAGAATTTTTTATGAATATATCATGATTAATTGAGTAAATGATCATCTCAAGCTCGCTGATGAACTCGGGAAACTCTTACAGGGAAGGCTTGCTCATGTAAACTTCATCCCGTATAATGCGTGAGAGGGAACTGCATCAGACTGATATACTACGACTCCACGATTCATTATTGAAAAATTTCAAAGAACCCTTGAAAAATACGGAGTGGTTTCAACGATTCGAGCAACGATGGGAGATGATATTGCTGCTGCCTGTGGGCAACTTGCGAGAAAGAAAAAAGATACAGAAGAAAAAACTCAGGATTAA
- a CDS encoding NUDIX domain-containing protein, whose amino-acid sequence MEKIIRVGIGSFAVKDGKILYGLRKSKHGEGKYSPPGGHLEYGETIEECAVRELYEETGLIAQEKNVIVYGTLNEIYPNNEKHYINISTFITEFTGELKNMEPDKLEKWEWLSWEEIIKLGDKNFLPVQNFIEKYPDFDPTKI is encoded by the coding sequence ATGGAAAAAATAATAAGGGTATGAATTTGATCCTTTGCAGTCAAAGATTGAAAAATACTGTACGGACTAAGAAAGTCTAAACACTGAGAATGAAAATACTCTCCTCCCGGTTGACACTTAGAATATTGAGAAACAATTGAAGAATGTGCAGTAAGAGAATTATATGAAGAAACTTGACTTATAGCTCAAGAAAAAAATGTAATAGTATACGGAACACTCAATGAAATATATCCAAACAATGAAAAACATTATATAAATATATCCACATTTATCACAGAATTCACATGAGAACTTAAAAATATGGAACCAGATAAATTGGAAAAGTGGGAATGGCTTTCTTGGGAAGAGATAATAAAATTATGAGATAAAAATTTTCTTCCTGTACAAAATTTTATTGAAAAATATCCCGACTTTGATCCAACTAAAATATAA
- a CDS encoding aminoacyl-tRNA hydrolase translates to MKIIVGLGNPGEKYSTTRHNIGFIFLNIFREKNNFSDWKYESKFTADISHGDISGEKVILVKPQTFMNLSGESLQKISQFYKLDTSQFIIIFDDISLEFGKVRFRDKGSAGGHNGAKSIIQYFSDSWKRIKVGVGLDDRYDVSDWVLGKMSEEELIDLENEVYDNIDDTLKKNI, encoded by the coding sequence ATGAAAATAATAGTATGACTATGAAATCCTTGAGAAAAATATAGTACTACAAGACATAATATTGGGTTTATATTTTTAAACATTTTTAGAGAAAAAAATAATTTTTCTGATTGGAAGTATGAATCAAAATTTACAGCTGATATATCTCACTGAGATATAAGTTGAGAAAAAGTTATATTGGTAAAACCTCAAACATTCATGAATCTTTCTGGAGAGTCACTTCAAAAAATATCTCAATTTTATAAGCTTGATACTTCACAGTTTATAATAATTTTTGATGATATATCCCTTGAGTTCTGAAAGGTGAGGTTTCGTGATAAGTGATCGGCTGGATGACATAATGGAGCTAAAAGTATTATACAATACTTCTCAGACTCTTGGAAAAGAATCAAAGTATGAGTGGGTTTAGATGATAGGTATGATGTCAGTGACTGGGTGCTTTGAAAGATGAGTGAAGAAGAACTCATAGATTTAGAAAACGAGGTCTATGACAATATTGATGATACATTAAAAAAAAACATTTAA
- a CDS encoding tyrosine-type recombinase/integrase → MKFQEARDDFNNWLEVIKDKSPKTVEQYNRHLEKFSEYLEDKNIDSFTFTVEEITHKLAEGFRSYLYKGTKKISIKTANAYMITLRSFLKYLEKQGIKTLSATSIDLIKAESRQVEFLSPEELEKLFDNPNTKTLIGKRDKAIMECIYSTGLRISELTALNKTDINLETREFAIRGKGRKLRIVYLTEHAAELIEQYLQSRNDHVSPLFIRHNIKIDSIDALEDETIRLSRFFITGMIKSRAVKAGILKDISAHTLRHSFATSLLGAGADLRSIQEMLGHSSITTTQVYTHVTNPQLKKIHSKYMK, encoded by the coding sequence ATGAAATTCCAAGAAGCACGAGATGATTTTAATAACTGGCTAGAAGTTATTAAAGATAAATCTCCAAAAACGGTTGAGCAATACAATCGACATTTGGAGAAATTTTCAGAATATTTAGAAGATAAAAATATAGATAGTTTCACTTTCACGGTAGAGGAAATAACTCACAAACTTGCTGAATGATTTCGAAGCTATTTATATAAGTGAACAAAAAAAATTTCTATCAAGACTGCAAATGCATATATGATAACGCTTCGTAGTTTTTTAAAATATCTTGAAAAACAAGGCATTAAAACACTTTCTGCTACAAGTATTGATCTTATTAAAGCAGAATCTCGCCAGGTTGAGTTTTTGAGCCCTGAAGAACTAGAAAAACTTTTTGATAACCCAAATACAAAAACTCTTATTGGGAAACGTGACAAAGCTATTATGGAGTGTATTTACTCAACATGACTGCGTATTTCAGAACTCACTGCACTCAATAAAACAGATATCAATCTAGAAACACGAGAATTTGCAATACGTTGAAAATGAAGAAAACTTAGAATAGTGTATCTGACCGAACATGCTGCTGAACTAATTGAGCAATATTTACAATCGAGAAATGATCATGTCAGTCCCCTCTTTATTCGCCATAATATTAAAATTGATTCAATTGATGCACTTGAGGATGAGACGATAAGACTTTCAAGATTTTTTATAACCGGAATGATTAAATCTCGAGCTGTAAAAGCTTGAATACTCAAAGATATTTCAGCTCATACTCTTAGGCATAGTTTTGCAACGAGTTTACTTTGAGCTGGAGCTGACCTGCGAAGTATCCAAGAAATGCTCTGACACTCAAGTATAACTACTACTCAAGTCTATACTCACGTTACAAATCCACAACTCAAGAAAATACATTCTAAATATATGAAATAA
- the secD gene encoding protein translocase subunit SecD yields the protein MKSLIFKLFLTVLGGLFILLFAVPWNYFGLVVPFSGPDYKLGLDLQGGIELDYKVDLEEARTEEDYNQQREDSIVEGLKSVIDKRIATLNINDSIITSASYGDEQHIIVQIPLKGNDALQSSANIERAKDAIGKVVRIEFKELRENITEADRTARKELAGQILTDLQKSPDEFITETQRFQNNNEGIEVGTVSDITSLLTESGATINLNKQNISTSLSEIENTDGENGYLVYKKNEDSFDYIVVDAEPSIWISAEDSQGRVLNDTYFTKASVQYNQAFQPMVELTFNNDGADIFGELTKRLVGQPIAIFVGGELLTSPTVNDAILTGQAVITGNYTPESAQKLATDINTGVVPAPIYLTSERTIDARLGQNSLEKIIYAGMFGFLVILLFLIFTYRLAGFVSAIALFIYIVITLAILKQFGVVLTLASIAGLVLSIGIAIDANILIFERVKDELRQGSTIRESVKIGFEKSFSAIWDANITGLIVALILFVFGINLIKGFGFILGLGIIVSLFSVFFVSRLFIRLIARSDISQKVFIGK from the coding sequence ATGAAATCTCTTATTTTTAAATTGTTCTTAACAGTTCTAGGTGGACTGTTCATACTTCTGTTTGCTGTTCCTTGGAATTATTTTGGTTTAGTTGTTCCATTTTCTGGACCAGATTATAAGCTAGGACTTGACCTTCAGTGAGGAATAGAGCTTGATTATAAAGTTGATTTAGAAGAAGCAAGAACTGAAGAAGATTACAATCAACAGCGTGAGGATTCAATCGTAGAAGGGTTAAAATCTGTAATTGATAAACGAATTGCTACACTTAATATCAATGATTCTATTATTACGAGTGCGAGTTACGGTGATGAACAACATATCATAGTTCAAATACCACTTAAATGAAATGATGCACTTCAAAGTTCAGCGAATATAGAGCGAGCGAAAGATGCGATTGGAAAAGTAGTTAGAATAGAGTTTAAAGAACTCAGGGAAAATATTACAGAAGCTGACAGAACAGCTAGAAAAGAACTTGCTGGTCAAATACTCACTGATTTACAAAAGAGTCCAGATGAATTTATCACTGAAACACAAAGATTTCAAAATAATAATGAATGAATTGAAGTTGGAACGGTTTCCGATATAACTTCATTATTAACAGAAAGTTGAGCAACTATTAATCTCAATAAGCAAAATATATCTACTTCACTTTCTGAAATAGAAAACACTGATGGTGAAAACTGATATCTTGTGTATAAAAAAAATGAGGATAGTTTTGATTATATCGTAGTAGACGCTGAACCATCAATATGGATATCTGCTGAAGATTCTCAAGGGAGAGTGCTCAACGATACTTATTTTACGAAAGCTTCGGTTCAATATAATCAGGCATTTCAACCAATGGTAGAGCTTACATTCAATAACGATGGAGCGGATATATTTGGTGAACTTACAAAAAGACTTGTTGGACAACCTATTGCTATATTTGTATGATGAGAACTCCTCACTTCTCCTACGGTCAATGATGCTATACTTACAGGGCAAGCAGTTATCACAGGAAATTATACTCCAGAATCTGCTCAAAAACTCGCGACTGATATAAATACATGAGTGGTTCCTGCCCCAATTTATCTTACAAGTGAACGAACTATCGATGCTCGTTTAGGTCAAAACTCACTTGAAAAAATAATCTATGCTGGTATGTTTGGTTTTCTAGTTATTTTATTATTTCTTATATTCACTTATAGACTTGCATGATTTGTATCAGCAATTGCACTATTTATATACATAGTTATAACACTCGCTATACTGAAACAATTTGGTGTAGTGCTCACTCTTGCTTCTATTGCTGGTTTGGTGCTCTCTATCGGTATTGCTATTGATGCTAATATTCTTATATTTGAAAGGGTAAAGGATGAACTCAGACAAGGAAGCACTATTCGTGAATCAGTAAAAATTTGATTTGAAAAGTCATTTTCAGCTATTTGGGACGCGAATATTACAGGTCTCATCGTAGCGCTGATACTTTTTGTATTCGGGATTAATCTTATAAAAGGATTTGGATTCATTTTGGGACTTGGTATTATTGTCAGTTTATTTTCAGTATTCTTTGTGAGTCGACTCTTTATCCGACTCATAGCTCGATCAGATATTTCTCAAAAAGTATTTATTTGAAAATAA
- the murC gene encoding UDP-N-acetylmuramate--L-alanine ligase, whose product MNQKKIYCIGIGGIGVSALARYYLSQGYEVFGSDSNNSKLIEALIGEGCDIIIGASSSRIDNSFETIIYSEAVPTTQGELLRARELQLLCLKYSEALGRVVNEYKLITVSGTHGKSTTSSMIAQVLKHSGESFSAVIGTILKEFGGKNFYTQGDNNFFVIEACEYKEHFHAYKPLVAVITNIEYDHADYFKTPESYVQAYENFIHNILPGGFCILDANEKNSSKLIGKRSDINYIAVSKNSFELRGVDGSSEIFDFPEIVLHVPGSHILYDAKLSYVVTHMIGISDKVILESLENYSGVWRRMEKIGTTENGNMLISDYGHHPTEIQVTLQALRDTYPEHTILCVFQPHQYSRTIELIEGFKESFDAADTLIVPNIYESRDSEADKINMNTEIFLEAVNHKNSKNGKGLIHTAELIQKFDIDNPNNAILLLLGAGDIDSLRDKIKTS is encoded by the coding sequence ATGAACCAGAAAAAAATATACTGTATAGGAATAGGATGAATTGGAGTCTCTGCACTAGCTAGATATTATCTGTCACAGTGATATGAAGTATTTTGAAGTGATTCAAATAATTCAAAACTCATTGAGGCTCTCATTTGAGAGTGATGTGATATTATCATATGAGCTAGTAGTTCTCGTATAGATAACAGTTTTGAAACTATTATTTATTCAGAAGCTGTTCCAACGACTCAAGGAGAACTCTTACGCGCAAGAGAGTTACAACTATTATGTTTGAAGTACTCAGAAGCACTTTGAAGAGTAGTCAATGAGTATAAACTCATCACAGTTTCTTGAACACACGGGAAATCAACTACGAGTAGTATGATTGCTCAAGTACTGAAACATAGTTGAGAGAGCTTCTCAGCAGTCATAGGCACGATACTGAAAGAGTTTGGAGGGAAAAATTTTTACACACAATGAGATAATAACTTTTTTGTAATAGAAGCCTGTGAATATAAAGAGCATTTTCATGCCTACAAACCCCTCGTTGCAGTGATTACAAACATTGAGTATGATCATGCTGATTATTTTAAAACTCCTGAGAGTTATGTACAAGCCTACGAAAATTTTATACATAATATACTTCCTTGAGGATTTTGTATCCTCGATGCTAATGAAAAAAACAGCTCTAAACTTATTTGAAAAAGAAGTGATATAAACTACATTGCTGTGTCTAAAAATAGTTTTGAATTGAGAGGAGTAGATGGAAGTAGCGAAATTTTTGATTTTCCTGAGATAGTTCTTCACGTACCTGGAAGTCATATCCTCTATGACGCAAAACTCAGTTACGTCGTTACTCATATGATTGGAATATCAGATAAAGTGATACTCGAAAGTTTAGAAAACTATAGCGGAGTTTGGAGACGTATGGAAAAAATAGGAACAACAGAAAACTGAAATATGCTCATAAGTGACTATGGTCATCATCCAACTGAGATTCAAGTAACACTTCAAGCGCTCAGAGATACTTATCCCGAACATACAATACTCTGTGTATTTCAACCACATCAATATTCTCGTACTATTGAACTTATTGAGTGATTTAAAGAGAGTTTTGATGCAGCTGATACCCTTATCGTTCCAAATATTTATGAATCCAGAGATAGTGAAGCAGATAAAATAAACATGAATACGGAGATATTTTTGGAAGCAGTGAATCATAAAAATAGTAAAAATGGCAAATGACTCATTCATACTGCTGAATTAATACAGAAATTTGATATTGATAATCCAAATAATGCCATCCTATTACTTCTTTGAGCCTGAGATATAGATTCACTTCGTGACAAAATAAAAACGAGCTAG